A region from the Inhella inkyongensis genome encodes:
- the yjjJ gene encoding type II toxin-antitoxin system HipA family toxin YjjJ, protein MQSNADAIAQALRQGPLSSRALQERLSLSQATVSRAISELGDAVLRIGDGRSVFYSLIDSSWIAAIPVHRVDAEGKLHELGQLIPVRPEGFVMQRMDGTLQHSDSLPWWLADARPQGFLGRAFAHRHAEALGLPKSLADWSDRHALKALVALGHDSPGNVLLGAAARTAFLTAAAPRAIARAQRPDAFARLAALAAEGELPASSAGGEQPKFTAYAQTPAGARHVIVKFSPPERNAVTARWRDLLGAEHLALMTLREAGVLAANTELLDLGEQRFLQVERFDRIGPLGRRALHSLGSLDDEFVGNRQAPWPAAVRQLVRARVVAQQAEEPAALLYAYGLLIGNTDMHMGNLSFFSEPGQLCQLAPAYDMLPMGFAPTPSGTLRDALPALQLPAEVPPRVWPQALGLAQRFVAALQQLLQTGTISPDFQPCAQAIAQRLAQAQRQVERMAV, encoded by the coding sequence ATGCAGTCAAACGCCGACGCTATCGCGCAAGCCCTGCGCCAAGGCCCGCTTTCCAGCCGGGCTTTGCAGGAGCGGCTTTCATTGAGCCAAGCCACTGTCTCACGGGCGATCTCTGAGCTTGGCGATGCGGTGCTGCGGATCGGCGACGGGCGTTCTGTTTTCTATTCACTGATCGATTCAAGCTGGATAGCTGCTATCCCTGTTCATCGCGTCGATGCCGAGGGCAAATTGCACGAGCTGGGGCAGCTGATCCCGGTCCGGCCCGAGGGCTTTGTGATGCAACGGATGGATGGCACGCTGCAGCACAGCGACAGCCTGCCCTGGTGGCTGGCCGATGCCCGGCCGCAAGGCTTTCTGGGGCGCGCCTTTGCGCACCGGCATGCCGAGGCGCTGGGACTGCCGAAGTCCCTGGCCGACTGGAGCGACCGCCATGCGCTCAAGGCCCTGGTGGCCTTGGGCCACGACAGCCCCGGCAATGTGCTCTTGGGGGCTGCGGCACGGACGGCCTTTCTGACGGCCGCCGCCCCGCGGGCGATTGCTAGAGCGCAGCGGCCCGATGCCTTTGCCCGGCTAGCGGCATTGGCCGCAGAGGGCGAGCTGCCGGCTTCCTCGGCCGGGGGCGAGCAACCCAAGTTCACGGCCTATGCGCAGACGCCGGCTGGCGCGCGCCATGTCATCGTCAAGTTCAGCCCGCCCGAGCGCAATGCGGTGACCGCGCGCTGGCGCGATTTGCTGGGGGCGGAGCATCTGGCCCTGATGACCTTGCGCGAAGCGGGCGTGCTGGCCGCGAACACCGAGCTGCTGGACCTGGGCGAACAGCGCTTCCTGCAGGTGGAACGGTTTGATCGCATCGGGCCGCTGGGCCGGCGCGCCCTGCATTCGCTGGGCAGCCTGGACGACGAGTTCGTGGGCAATCGCCAGGCCCCCTGGCCGGCCGCCGTGCGCCAGCTGGTGCGCGCCCGGGTGGTGGCGCAGCAAGCCGAGGAGCCGGCAGCGCTGCTCTACGCCTATGGCCTGCTGATCGGCAACACCGACATGCACATGGGCAATCTGTCCTTCTTCAGCGAGCCCGGCCAGCTCTGCCAGCTTGCCCCCGCCTACGACATGCTGCCCATGGGCTTCGCCCCCACGCCCAGCGGCACGCTACGCGACGCCTTGCCCGCCCTACAACTGCCCGCCGAGGTGCCGCCGCGCGTCTGGCCGCAGGCCCTGGGGCTCGCCCAGCGCTTCGTGGCGGCGCTGCAGCAGCTCCTGCAAACCGGCACGATCTCGCCTGACTTCCAACCCTGCGCCCAAGCCATCGCCCAGCGGCTGGCGCAGGCGCAGCGGCAGGTGGAGCGGATGGCGGTTTGA
- a CDS encoding DUF1203 domain-containing protein, producing MNFRILGLDPAPFAPLYGLSDAALAEQGVQRIAVNEPHSAPDRIELRDAEPGETVLLLNHCYLDIPNPYYGRHAIFVREGATQRFEALNQVPDALRRRLLSLRAFDAASMMVDADVVEGTQIEGLIERLFAEPAAAFIQVHHARRGCYAARVERG from the coding sequence ATGAACTTCCGCATTCTGGGCCTGGACCCCGCCCCCTTCGCCCCGCTCTATGGCCTGAGCGACGCCGCCCTGGCCGAGCAGGGTGTGCAGCGCATCGCCGTGAACGAGCCGCACAGCGCCCCCGATCGCATCGAGCTTCGCGATGCCGAGCCGGGCGAGACCGTGCTGCTCCTCAATCACTGCTATCTGGACATCCCCAACCCCTACTACGGCCGCCACGCCATCTTTGTGCGCGAGGGCGCCACCCAGCGCTTCGAGGCCCTGAATCAGGTGCCCGACGCCCTGCGCCGCCGTTTGCTCTCTCTGCGCGCCTTTGATGCGGCCAGCATGATGGTGGACGCCGATGTGGTCGAGGGCACGCAGATCGAGGGATTGATCGAGCGCCTGTTCGCCGAGCCGGCGGCGGCCTTCATCCAGGTGCACCACGCGCGGCGCGGGTGTTATGCGGCGCGGGTGGAGCGCGGCTAA
- a CDS encoding cupin domain-containing protein, with product MPHPIANLNDLEFDDLEDNGVYTSRRALFSAAIGARKLGYNLTELPPGKAQCPFHAHREEEEMFLILEGEGELRFGAERFPLRVHDVVACPTGGPEVAHQIINTGSTPLRYLSLSTLADTEVCEYPDSDKIGVYSSEPGAPRLRKLFHAEADVDYYDRERLDAPGRAA from the coding sequence ATGCCCCACCCCATCGCCAACCTCAACGACCTCGAATTCGATGACCTCGAGGACAACGGCGTCTACACCTCGCGGCGCGCGCTGTTCAGCGCCGCCATCGGGGCACGCAAGCTGGGCTACAACCTGACCGAGCTGCCGCCGGGCAAGGCGCAGTGCCCGTTTCATGCGCACCGCGAGGAAGAGGAGATGTTCCTGATCCTGGAGGGCGAGGGGGAGTTGCGCTTCGGCGCGGAGCGCTTCCCGCTGCGGGTGCATGACGTTGTGGCCTGCCCCACGGGCGGGCCGGAGGTGGCGCACCAGATCATCAACACGGGCAGCACCCCTCTGCGCTATCTGTCGCTCTCGACGCTGGCAGACACCGAGGTGTGCGAGTACCCGGACTCCGACAAGATCGGCGTCTACTCCAGCGAGCCCGGGGCGCCCCGGCTGCGCAAGCTCTTCCACGCCGAGGCCGATGTGGACTACTACGACCGCGAGCGCCTGGATGCGCCCGGCCGCGCGGCCTGA
- a CDS encoding GNAT family N-acetyltransferase, with protein sequence MQVRTAPADFSAWPQLLQLVRDAFAYMDARIDPPSSLKGMGVEAFQAKAAAETLIVAEEGERLIGCAFAALRSDCVYVGKVAVAEGARGRGVARALFAAADDLARAHGRPWLELQTRVELVENHATFAALGFHKVGESAHAGYSRPTSITLRRAVAGQAA encoded by the coding sequence ATGCAGGTCCGCACCGCCCCCGCCGACTTCTCCGCCTGGCCGCAGCTCCTTCAACTGGTGCGCGACGCCTTTGCCTATATGGACGCGCGGATTGACCCGCCCTCGTCCCTCAAGGGCATGGGCGTCGAGGCCTTTCAGGCCAAGGCGGCGGCGGAGACCCTGATCGTGGCCGAGGAGGGCGAGCGCTTGATCGGCTGCGCCTTCGCCGCGTTGCGGAGCGACTGCGTCTACGTGGGCAAGGTGGCCGTGGCCGAGGGGGCACGCGGCCGGGGCGTGGCGCGGGCGCTGTTCGCAGCGGCCGACGACCTGGCGCGGGCGCATGGGCGCCCCTGGCTGGAACTGCAGACCCGGGTGGAGCTGGTGGAAAACCACGCCACCTTTGCGGCGCTGGGCTTTCACAAGGTAGGGGAGTCGGCCCACGCGGGTTACAGCCGGCCCACCAGCATCACGCTGCGCAGGGCGGTGGCGGGCCAGGCCGCTTAG